A portion of the Burkholderia sp. GAS332 genome contains these proteins:
- a CDS encoding transcriptional regulator, TetR family: MPTSTKKEVRPRGRPRAYDSDQALADARDVFWRSGYAGTSLDQLSAATGMNRPSLYGAFGDKHALYLTTLERYIEAGRVAMVHALSEDLPLPQALLRVYEGALTWYLPADSDPRGCFMIGTAAVEAVDDAEVRTALAEGLRTYDKAFEKRLKLAQATGELAADAQPALLAKIASAILHSLALRARAGDSRASLRATAVAGVALICG, from the coding sequence ATGCCGACCAGTACAAAAAAAGAAGTCCGCCCTCGCGGCCGCCCGCGCGCCTATGATTCCGACCAGGCACTCGCCGATGCAAGAGACGTGTTCTGGCGCAGCGGCTATGCGGGCACCTCGCTGGATCAATTGAGTGCCGCGACCGGCATGAACCGCCCAAGCTTGTACGGCGCATTCGGCGACAAACACGCGTTGTATCTGACTACGCTCGAACGTTATATCGAAGCCGGCCGGGTCGCGATGGTTCATGCGCTCAGCGAAGATCTGCCATTGCCGCAGGCACTGCTGCGCGTTTATGAAGGCGCACTCACGTGGTACTTGCCGGCTGACAGCGATCCGCGCGGCTGCTTCATGATCGGCACCGCTGCGGTCGAAGCGGTGGATGACGCCGAGGTTCGCACAGCGCTTGCCGAAGGACTGCGTACCTACGACAAGGCCTTCGAGAAACGCCTCAAGCTGGCGCAGGCCACCGGCGAGTTGGCCGCCGATGCACAACCGGCACTCCTCGCGAAGATCGCGTCGGCGATTTTGCACAGCCTCGCGTTGCGCGCCCGCGCGGGCGATTCCCGCGCGTCGTTGCGGGCAACGGCGGTGGCGGGCGTGGCGTTGATATGTGGGTAG
- a CDS encoding Threonine/homoserine/homoserine lactone efflux protein — protein MLDLSTLGTFVAVVLGLFLIPGPAVLLVLTRTVHGGRKAGILTGLGIAVGDFIHTLGAAVGLSALLMTSALAFNAVKFVGAAYLVYLGIRALREKQASAHLPAVAPVSASKAFFQAIPAEVLNPKTALFFLAFLPQFVRPEHGSSFLQFTTLGLIFVGMSALYTTSIVLTIRPLGKLVKRLTWLSRWQNKIIGVLFISLGLRVATQTR, from the coding sequence ATGCTTGATCTTTCTACGCTAGGAACATTCGTTGCCGTTGTACTGGGGCTCTTTCTGATTCCCGGGCCGGCTGTGCTGCTGGTGTTGACTCGCACGGTGCATGGCGGGCGCAAGGCCGGCATACTCACCGGTCTCGGTATTGCGGTTGGCGATTTCATCCACACCTTAGGCGCCGCGGTCGGCCTGTCGGCTCTGCTGATGACCTCAGCGCTCGCCTTCAACGCCGTGAAGTTCGTCGGCGCCGCCTATCTCGTCTATCTGGGTATTCGTGCCTTGCGCGAAAAGCAGGCGAGCGCGCATTTGCCGGCAGTCGCGCCGGTATCCGCTTCCAAGGCCTTCTTTCAGGCGATCCCCGCCGAAGTTTTGAACCCCAAGACCGCGCTGTTTTTTCTTGCGTTCCTGCCGCAGTTCGTTCGCCCTGAGCATGGTTCTTCGTTCCTGCAGTTCACGACGCTCGGACTCATCTTCGTCGGCATGAGCGCGCTTTATACAACGTCGATCGTGCTGACCATCCGTCCGCTGGGCAAGCTCGTCAAGCGGCTGACATGGCTGAGCCGCTGGCAAAACAAGATCATCGGCGTGCTGTTCATTTCGCTCGGCCTTCGTGTCGCCACGCAAACGCGCTGA